Below is a window of Paenibacillus bovis DNA.
TTAATTTTGGCTATATCCTTGATTCCATCTGTCTCTACGCCGCTGGATACATCAATTCCTTCCAGGGGATAGCCGGACAGCAGGCTCTTTACATTCTCGGGATTCAGTCCGCCTGCGACGAATAGCGGAATCTGATGTTCTGCTGTCCACTCGTGGTAAGCATGGATCTGATCCCAGGCAAATGTTTTGCCTGAGCCTCCTCCGTACAGAGGGTCATACGTATCTAATAAAAAGGCATCTACAGTGCCTTTGTACATTTCCAATTGGGCAGCAGTATCAGACTGCTGTGGATTGCTGCTGAGGGAGATAACCTTGAAGACCTGTACGCCCAGTTTTTCGCGCACCTGTCGGCAAAACTCCGGTGATTCCTTGCCATGCAGCTGGATAATATCCAATGGAGCTTCATGAGTAATCCGGACTAGTTCATCCAGTTCCGGATTCACAAATACGCCTGCGCTCTGCGGACGCTGTCCTTCCGGCCATTGCCGGAGCATTTCGATCAATTCACCCGCCTGATGTGCAGTCACCTGCCGTTTGCTTCTGGCGAACACAAATCCGATATAATCGACGGGTAGCGGTATCATAGATTTTAGCACTTCAACGCTTTGAAGTCCACAAATTTTTATCTTCGTTTTGGCTTGGCTGCTGTGCTCTTTGTCCTCTTTTACAGGTGATTCACCAGGGTAAGAAGCAGCTGGCTGCTGCTGTTTATTCATGGGAAGCCTCGGTAGCCGCTTGGTGATTCTTACGAAACTGTACAGGCTCCATCAGGGTTCTTACAGCCTGTGCAATATCTTCCTGCCGCATAAAATATTCGCCTACCAGTACCCCGGCAGCGCCAGCTTCCGCTACATAACGGATATCATCCGGTGACATAATACCACTTTCGCTGATCAGAGGTACTCCCTCTGGCAGCAGACGAATCAATTCAGCTGTTGTAGACAGCGAGGTTTCGAAAGTCTTAAGATCCCGGTTATTTACTCCGATCAATCCGTGTTCTGTCGCTCCTGGGGCTGCAAGTACAATTTCCAGCTCATGACGGTCATGCACTTCGATCAGTACATCCAGTCCAAGCGATACAGCAACCGCCAGATAATCACGAATCTGCGCAGGCGTCAGAATAGCCGCGATTAGCAGAATCGCATCTGCTCCAATCAACCGTGCTTCATAGATTTGCCGTTCATCTATAATAAAGTCTTTGCGCAGCAGCGGCAGCTGAATCGCTTCGTGAATCTCCGTGAGATAGCGATCATTTCCCTGGAAATACTGCACATCGGTCAATACAGATATACAATCAGCTCCCGCCTGTTCATACGCACGGGCAATATTCACCGGATCAAAGTCCGGTCGGATCAATCCTTTGGAAGGTGAAGCCTTTTTCACTTCGGCGATCAGACCAACATTCCGATTGGCGTCCGATGTCAATGCATGACGGAACCCGCGCGTTGCAGGCATGTCTGCGATCCGACGTTCTGCGTCTGCCAGCGAGAAACGGCTGGCGAGCTGCTCTACTTCACCTTGTTTGGTTACTACGATACGATCAAGATACATAACTGTATGCCTCCGTTGTCTGAATTAGTTGTTCCAGCTTGTTCGCTGCTGCCCCGGAATCGATAGCGGCGGCTGCAATAGCTGCTCCCTCGGCCAGATGATCCGCCTGTCCTGCCAGGTAAATACAGGCAGCTGTATTGGCGAGTACTACATCCCGGTACGCTCCTTTTTCGCCATTCAGTACCCGGCGAATAATATCCGCATTTTGCAGAGCATCGCCGCCCAGCATATGCTCCAGCGGATGCATATCCAGTCCAAAATCATGTGGATGCACTTCATACGTCTTCACTTGTCCATCACGCAGTTCGGCGATCCGGGTAGGCGCTGCAATACTGATCTCATCCAGTCCATCATGACTGGCAACGACCATCGCACGTTTGAGTCCAAGCAGATTCAGCGTCTCGGCGACGGTCTCGATTTTGCTGGCATCATAGAGTCCAATCAGCTGACGATCTGCACCAGCCGGATTGGTCAGCGGTCCCAGCATATTGAATACGGTACGTACGCCCAACTCGCGTCTGGTAGCGGCGGCATGTTTCATAGAGGGATGGAATACCTGTGCAAACAGGAAACAGATACCGATTTCATCCAGACAGCGTGCTGCCTGATCTGCATTCAGCCCGATATTGACTCCAAGTGCTTCCAGTACATCCGCACTGCCTGCCTTACCGGAAGCAGAACGGTTGCCATGCTTGGCTACACGTACCGATACCGATGAAGCAATAATAGCAGACACAGTAGAAATATTAAATTTGTGAATCCCTGAACCGCCTGTACCACAGGTATCCAGCAGGTTGGAAGACAATACAGGCACCCGTCCGCCGCTCATGCGCATCGCTTCGGCAAAGCCTGCGATTTCTTCGACGGTCTCTCCTTTTACCCGCAGCGCTGTCAGCAGTCCGCCGATCTGTGAAGGTGTAGCTTCTCCACTCATGATGGTACTCATCACGCGGTTTGCTTCTTCACGCTGCAAATGCTCTCCCTGAATGACTTTGGTAATCGCCTGCTGCATCGTAGCTGATGTATACATCTCGTCTCCTCCTCTTGGATCTGCCGGTTGTCTATTCGCTCGGCTCTGTGATTTATAATAAATTCAGGCTCTTAACCTGCTTGATTTATAGGTTGTCTGCTTATACCGGTTCGTAGCCGTACAGATAATCCTGATTGGTTACAGTCTCCGGATGGTTGGATTTCGGTGGAAACATCGCTTCAGCGACTCGGATAGATTTGAGCATCGCTTTTGCTTTGTTGACCGTTTCCTGATATTCATTTTCCGGAATGGAATCCCAGACGATTCCGGCACCTGCCTGTACATAAGCACGGCCATGTTTGAAAATAATCGTCCGGATCGTAATGCAGGCATCCATATTGCCCGAAAAGCCCAGATACCCGATCGCACCGGCATACGCGCCGCGTGCCTCATTCTCAATCTCCGCGATAATCTCCATCGCCCGCAGCTTGGGTGCACCCGATACGGTACCCGCCGGCAGGCAGGAGAGAAATGCATCGAAAAAGTCTTTATCCTTACGCAGCTGACCCGATACATTGGATACGATATGCATGACATGCGAGTATTTCTCGATCTGCATAAAAGAATCTGCTTTGACTGTACCGAACTCGGATACACGACCCAGATCATTACG
It encodes the following:
- a CDS encoding phosphoribosylanthranilate isomerase — encoded protein: MNKQQQPAASYPGESPVKEDKEHSSQAKTKIKICGLQSVEVLKSMIPLPVDYIGFVFARSKRQVTAHQAGELIEMLRQWPEGQRPQSAGVFVNPELDELVRITHEAPLDIIQLHGKESPEFCRQVREKLGVQVFKVISLSSNPQQSDTAAQLEMYKGTVDAFLLDTYDPLYGGGSGKTFAWDQIHAYHEWTAEHQIPLFVAGGLNPENVKSLLSGYPLEGIDVSSGVETDGIKDIAKIKSFVERARA
- the trpC gene encoding indole-3-glycerol phosphate synthase TrpC: MYLDRIVVTKQGEVEQLASRFSLADAERRIADMPATRGFRHALTSDANRNVGLIAEVKKASPSKGLIRPDFDPVNIARAYEQAGADCISVLTDVQYFQGNDRYLTEIHEAIQLPLLRKDFIIDERQIYEARLIGADAILLIAAILTPAQIRDYLAVAVSLGLDVLIEVHDRHELEIVLAAPGATEHGLIGVNNRDLKTFETSLSTTAELIRLLPEGVPLISESGIMSPDDIRYVAEAGAAGVLVGEYFMRQEDIAQAVRTLMEPVQFRKNHQAATEASHE
- the trpD gene encoding anthranilate phosphoribosyltransferase yields the protein MYTSATMQQAITKVIQGEHLQREEANRVMSTIMSGEATPSQIGGLLTALRVKGETVEEIAGFAEAMRMSGGRVPVLSSNLLDTCGTGGSGIHKFNISTVSAIIASSVSVRVAKHGNRSASGKAGSADVLEALGVNIGLNADQAARCLDEIGICFLFAQVFHPSMKHAAATRRELGVRTVFNMLGPLTNPAGADRQLIGLYDASKIETVAETLNLLGLKRAMVVASHDGLDEISIAAPTRIAELRDGQVKTYEVHPHDFGLDMHPLEHMLGGDALQNADIIRRVLNGEKGAYRDVVLANTAACIYLAGQADHLAEGAAIAAAAIDSGAAANKLEQLIQTTEAYSYVS